The sequence TAACACCATTTCCCAGATAGCCACTCGTAGAAAATCTCTCAGGATTATCCACACTATTAACCCACTCACCTGAATCAATCTTTACTTCCACAATCTGTGTCTGACCGTCTGGTTCAGTGCCTGTAGTAATCATAAAGCGTGGTGTAGTGTTATAAGTAGACTTTCCGGTCATAGGACTGACGATGATCGGAGCAGCAGGCGGACTGTTTTTCTTTACCGTGTTACTAACCACATGGCTTGAAACTGCATCAAGTGTATCTGTTACGCTTATTCGATAGCGGGTATACATTCCAGGTACCGGGGAAGCATTTACCTGATGGGTACCTGAAGTAGCACTTGAAATAATAGTAGTCAATGCTTCATATACCGACCAATTTATACCGTCTGCTGATGTAGCTTGTTGAATAACATATTGCTTGATGGCACTGGTTCCCGGTATCGTTCCGCTCCACATAAGAGTTACTGTATTCGTCTCATATATTGGCGGAGTAGCAGTGAAAAAAGTAGGCGGAATGGGCAGTGTATTTCTGCGGACAGTGTTGCTAGATATAGTCCAGTCAGAATAAAAACTCTCTCCAGCCGTACCACGTGTCCTAACTCTAAACCTACGGTAATAACCGCGAGTTGTCGGTGGGACAACAACTACGCTACCACTTGTTGTTGAGGTAACCACTATTGTTAATGCTGTCCATGCTCCCCATGTGCTGTTATCTGCCGAGTCACTATATTGAATCTCATAGGATGTGATGGTGTTGCCTGCTCCACTGGATGCACCACTCCATGAAAGAGTAACATTTCCTTCAGCTAAAGTTGAACTTACCGAGCAAGCAGTCGGTGCTCCACAAGCCGTGATATCACAGTAAATGCTATTACTGATTTTTTCCGAGGAGTAGACATCGAGATTATCAATCGTCCATACACCAAATTGAGTATATGTCCCTGGAACTCGTGACACGTTAGGGTTATAACTACCTCCACTGGCCGATAGGATCAATGTGGTTAGAACATTCCATGAACTCCATGTGCTGTTATCCGTAGATGTTCTACTGGCAATCTGGTATCCCTTGATTGCACTCGTACTTCCAGAAGCACCGCTCCAAGTAAGCGTGATTGTTTCATCACTATAATTGATTGGAGTAGCAGTCACTGTAGTTGGTGGGCTAGGAACTGTGTTTCTGCGAACAGAGTTCGACGATACTCTCCAGCTTGAATAATAACTTGCTCCTGCTGTACCTCGAGTTCGCACCCGAAACCTACGATAATTACCCCGTGTTGATGGTGGTGCAACTGACAAGCTGCCACTAGTGGCTGTGGTGGATACTGTAGTTAGTGCTGTCCACGATCCCCAATTCAAGTTGTCAGCAGAATCACTATACTGTATCTCGTAGGAGGAGATGGCATTATTTGTACCACCGGAAGCACCACTCCATGATAATGTAACATTATCCTCCGAGAGAGTTGCACTCAATGAACAGGATGTCGGAGCACTACAAGCTGTGGTTCTTATTGCCCAGTTAATGGTTAACACTATCTGGCTTAAATCATCTCTGGCTCGAAATCCCATATAGTTTAGTGTGCTGGAGCCAGCATCCATGAATAAACAATTACTAGCTCCACTACCGATGGAATCAATGAGTGCGATATCCTTTGTACCTTGTCCGGCAGAAACAGTATAGCTATACCCAGAGGTAACTTTCGTAGGTCTACTCCCGGATATGCTGGTACCCGAACTAGGAGATGGTAACCCTTCAAGATTTTGCACCATCTGAACAGCGCCCCAACGATCAAAAGCAATCTCTCGAATGTTGTACTTTTCCCCCAGTTCTTCAATGAATTTTTCAATGTATCCATAATGGACTACATTTCCCTCGGTGGTTAAAATATAGCCTTGCTTCTCCCAAAGGTCGTATTGCACGTGGTCTCGTCGAACTCGGAGGTCAATATTATCCTCCGGCATCCAAAAATACGGGAGAACGGTATATTTATCTGTTTCATCTTCCGGTGGGAACACCAGCACGAAGGCTGTAATGTCAGTGGTAGAGGATAAATCAAGTCCTCCATAGCATACTCTACCTTCAAGGCTCTCTGGTTTTACTGGAAACGCACAGGCATCCCACTTTGCCATTGGCATCCAACGGACAGACTGCTTAACCCACTGGTTCAGACGCAGCTGTCGAAAGCTATTTTCCTCAGCAGGGTTCTGCTTTGCACTTTCACAAGCGGCTCTAACTTTATCGATACTTACTGTAATTCCTAAGCTTGGATTTGCTTTCTTCCATACTTTGGGATCAGTCCAATCATCCTCTTCTTTGGCACCGTAGATTACGGGATAAAAAGTAGGATCGTATTTTCTGCCCTCAATAATATCAACCGCTTTTTGGTGTGTTTCATAGCAGATACTCTGGGTATCCGTCCCTGCAGTGGTGATAAGAAAATATAGCGGTTGGGTTCTCGCATCACCAGACCCTTTTGTCATAACATCAAATAGTTTCCTATTTGGCTGAGTATGAAGTTCATCAAAAACAACACCATGTATATTGAAGCCGTGTTTTGAATAGGCTTCAGCCGACAATACCTGATAAAAGCTGTTGGTCGGCAGGTACACCAGTCGTTTAGTTGAAGCCAGCAACTTCACTCGTTTATTCAGCGCTGGACACATCCGCACCATATCGGCTGCTACTTCAAATACAATTGATGCCTGCTGGCGATCTGCGGCACAACCGTATACCTCTGCTCGTTCTTCACCATCTCCACAAGTGAGGAGAAGTGCGATTGCTGCTGCAAGCTCGCTTTTTCCCATCTTTTTAGGTATTTCTATATAAGCCGTGTTAAACTGCCGGTATCCATTAGGTTTTAAGATACCGAATAAATCACGGACAATTTGCTCCTGCCAATCGATAAGTTCAAAAGGCTTGCCTGCCCATGAACCTTTCGTATGGGAGAATGCTTCGATAAAAGCCACAGCGTAATCAGCAGCGTCCTTATCGTAATATGACCCTTCAGCTATAAAGGCGGTCGGCTTATATTTCTTCAGTTTCCGCATAAACACCGCCCCTTTTATGGAAAAGGACATAAGAAAAGAGCCTCAATCCTATAGATGAAGCCCTTTTCTCTATCCTATTTAGATTTAGTTATTTCTTTTTATCCACTTCACCCGTCAGTATGAAATGGGCATATTCTGCTTTATGGTCTATTAAATAGACTACCAATTCATAAAACCCTCGTTCATTTGCCTCATACTGTACTCGGTCCACATCAAACATATTTGTGACTCCACTTTCTCGGATGGAAAGGATTTGTTGCTTAATTATCTCATTCATTGGCTACCACCTCCGATTCTATTGAATCAGTTGTAGCTTTGCGCAGGATTTCCACATCGAAGCCCGCACTCTTATAGCCTTCTAAAATTGTACTGTAATAATAACAACTCGGCTGTCCAAGCGGTCTACCATCATTCATGATGTAGACCATCGCCTTGACGGTTTTGCTTCCCAACTTCACTTTTATTGTTTCCTTTCGATAAAGGAACGGCCATCCCTCGTAACGGTCAAGTGCCGCTTCATCGGTCGGTGTAATCTCCCAAACTAAAACTGGTACGTTGCTACCCTCAAAAGGCTCGATTGTCGCCACAGCGCCCGCGTGTGCCCCTCGAAATAATAGGCGGTGGTCATTGATTTGACTTGCTCCTACCACCTTCGCTGTGGGGCATCTGTCGGCCATTTGCTTTAGATTAAGGTTGGAGCCATAGGCAAGGTATAATTTATTCTTCATTGTGATCCTCCTTCTTAGCTTTGTGGGTTAGGGGCAGTTCAGGCCGCCCGAAACCGCCATGCAGCTGAACCCGAAAGTGCTGCTGTCAAATGTTCTCTGCAGTTTGCAAATTCATCCCCAATGAAACCAATCCGGTTTAGGTAGGTTCTCATAGCAAACTTCTCGTTTTCCACCTGCGGTTTCTTTGCTGATGCACACTTTTGTGTTAAGGCTTGGTGGTTGATGGCAAGTGCTAGAACAATGTAGTTTCTTATCTTTCCTGCATGAAGTTCGCTATTAAATCCTCTAAGTTCAACTGTATGGTTTCCGGTAAAAAAGCTGTGAAGGTTGAGGAAATGGTAGCGGCTGTTGTGGTAATGAGTGCTTCTACTCTCGCTGTAACCTTCGTACCAAATGTCCTCAATTTGTCTCATGGTTTTAGGCTTTTTACGGTTCATCTTCTCAACCAAAATGCTGTCCATCTTTTTGCAGTAATTCATTCTCTGCGGTGCAATCTGAAGTGCTTTATAAAATAAGTCGTTTTTGCTTGCAATGATATTTACAAAGTTTCGAATGCTTCGTGGGGTATGTTCAGCACCGTCTAGATGAATGTGAATTCCGCAAGATGTATTTGTAAAGGCTCCAGCTTTGCGAAGCTTTCTTACTAGCTCTTGCAAAGTTTCAATGTCCTCCCGGTAGGTTAGGATTGGGCTAACCAGCTCAACACTATAATCTCTACCTGCAGCTACTTTTCTTCTACCTTCTTTTCTTTGGCAGTTGATGCTCCCATCGTACATAAACTTCCACACTCGACCATCTGGAGTTTTTACCTTCTTGGTGTCGTAGTATGTCCCGCCTTCACTGTAAATGCCTTGCAAAAACTCTGCGGCGACTCTAGCTGCCCTTTCCCTTGTAATCCCAGTAAATTCAATCTCAATCCCGAATTTTGCACTTAACATCGTGTCTCCTCCTTTTAAAGTGTGTTTGTCCTTTCGGCATGTACATATATCACTCTAAAAGGCTTATATAGCAAGACAATTCTGCAATATAAATCTACATATTTACTGCCATATTGGGCTTAAAATGTGTATTTTTATTCTTCGATTTTCTTGCATAAATCCTCTCCAAAAACCACTCCAAGGGAACTGCCTGAATCCCAACTGACGTGGATAGTTCCCATATCATCAACACTAGTAACCGTACCTTTATCTCCTGGCTGAAGCTTGGTATAAGGGTCATTCATCTTAAGTAACATGACACGAGTTCCTGGAGTGTAATAACTTCTAAGTTGCTTTAGCATTTCTGGATGAATGATATTCATTATTCACTCACCTCCTCATGCTTGGCACTTCCGCTTTTGAAGGCAGAGCTACCCGACAGTTTGGAGAGGAGAATTTTTCGTTCTGTTTTGTATTCTGGCCCGATAAAGCCAAGTCTTAGAAGGAAACAACGGAAAGCGTACTTTTCATTCTCCACTGATTTCTCGGTCGAGTTGACGCGAGTCTGTTTCTTTGCCATTTCACAAAGTGCTGTTACAAAGTGGGTATAAGCCTTAACCTCCTCTGCGGAGCACTTACTTTTGAACCAAGGGAAGGTTATAAATTCCTCATTTATGATAATTGGAATAGAGTCAGTATCAAGTGCTTTCTTTATAAGGGTTTCTTTGCTTTCTACCAATCCTTTTAGGTTACCAAGTGCAGTTTCGCTAAAACCCTCCCTCGGCATTTGAATAATCAAACTAATAGCTTCTTCGGTTTCATTTGATTCGCTGTATACGGGAGGTTCTTCGTAATCACTATTTGGACTTACCCTACCCCCAAGAGCCGCTTCATTAGGAACTTGAATATTTTCAAGAACAGGCTCTGCTGCTGGAATTGGTGTGTCAAATTCTACTGTAACCGCCTTAAAGTCATGAAGGCCTAATAGATTATTAACCAGTTCAGAATTATCTGGTCCTCTGACTACCCCGTTTTTGTCAATGTTGTAGTCTGCCACTTCATATGCAAATGTAGGCGCTCCAAGATATCTTGCAGGAGCATTCAGTTTTTGGCTGATTGCATTGACTAGCTCTTTTCTTTTTGCTCCTGTGACATTATAGTTTATCTGCAATTTTTATACCGCCTTTCTATTTTCGGTACATACATATATCACTCTAAAGGCTGTTAATATCAAGTCATTTAGAGCATCTTTCTGTAGAAAATACTGTTCCATTAATCGGCGGTAGCAACGTCTGGCAGGTCACAATATCTTATTTTCGAACCATCTCTTAAAAGAAACACACCGTCTGAGTTTCCAACTTGCTCAATATACCTTTTCACAATAACATCACAGTACTTTTCATCCAGTTCAATGGTGTAACAGATTCTATCTGTCTGCTCACAGGCAATCAGTGTGCTTCCTGAACCACCAAAAGGATCAAGCACGATACAATTAGAAAGGCTTGAATTCAAAATAGGGTAGGCCACAAGTGCAACTGGCTTCATCGTAGGATGATCACTGTTTTTCTTCGGTTTCTCAAATTCCCAGATGGTGGTCTGCTTTCTATCGGAATACCAGTTATGCTTACCTTTCTTTTTCCACCCAAAGAGAATAGGCTCATGCTGCCACTGATAAGGGGAGCGACCGAGAACAAGGGACTGCTTTTTCCATATACAAGTACCGGAAAGATAAAACCCCGTATCAGAGAATGCTCTTCTAAAATTGAGTCCTTCGGTATCCGCATGGAATACATAAATAGAAGCGTCCTTTGCCATCGCTGCTTCGGTGTTCTGAAATGCTGCAAGCAGGAAATCGTAGAACGCTTCGTTAGCCATATTGTCATTTTTGATTTTTCCAGCGGTGCCTTCATAGTTAACGTTATATGGAGGGTCCGTAACTACCAAATTAGCAGTTTTCCCATCCATCAAGACATCAAAGGTGTCTTTCTTTGTACTGTCTCCGCAGACTAATCGATGCTGCCCAAGTAGCCAAACATCCCCTAAATGCGAAACAGCGGGCTTTTTCAGCTCGCTGTCTACATCGAAATCATCTTCTTTTATATTATCCTTAAGGGAATCCTTGAAAAGATCGTCCAACTCTCCTGGGTCAAAACCTGTCAAAGACACATCAAAGTCTGAAGCATTTAAGTCCGTGATGAGAAGTGCTAATTTGTCTTTATCCCAATCACCACTTATTTTATTTAGTGCAATGTTCAGCGCCTTCTCCTTTTGCTCATCCATTTCAACAACTACGCATTCTATCTCATCCATGCCCATACTCAGCAGGATTTTCAAACGCTGATGACCTCCGATGACTCTGCCTGTGGTCTTATTCCATATTACGGGTTCTACATATCCAAACTCCTCAAGGGAGCGTTTAAGTTTCTCATATTCCGGATCACCCGGTTTTAAATCCTTCCTTGGGTTATATTCAGCGGGGATGAGTTGTTTGATTTTAATCTTCTCTATCAACATACTTTTCCACCGCCTTTCTAAATTCACTGTACTTATTTACATCCTCCCACGGGAATAGACAACTATTAAAGTGACCATAAGCGGCTGTATCAGAGTAAATCACATTCCTTAGACGCAACTTCTCAATGATTGCCGCAGGTCTTAAGTTGAAAACCTCCTGTGCAGCAAGAGTTAGTATTTCGTCAGAAACAATACCTGTGCCAAGGGTATTTACAGAAAAGGCTACAGGATTTGCCTTACCGATGGCATAGGATATACCAACTTCACATCTCTTTGCATAACCACACCAGACGATATGCTTTGCAATGTACCGTGCCATATAGGCACCACTTCGGTCAACTTTGGTGGGATCTTTACCACAAAGGGCACCACCGCCATGGGATGCAAGTCCTCCATAGGTATCAACCATAATTTTTCTACCAGTTAAGCCTGTATCGGCAGCGGGACCACCTTCGACAAATCTACCAGAGGGGTTAATGAGAAGTTCTGTTTCATCATCAAATGGGAAGTCCTCAAAGCACTGCCATAAGACATTGTTAAGGATATCTGTTTTAAGTTCTTCCAGTGTTTTATTCTTATCATGCTGTACCGATATCACAATCGTCTTTATTCGCACTGGAGTGTCCCCTTCATATTCCACCGTCACCTGTGCTTTACCATCTGGGTGGATACCTTTTATCAGTTTCCCTTTTCGACAATCATCCAGTCTCTTTACAATCCTGTGAGATAGTACAAGGGGTAGAGGAAGCATTTCTCCTGTTTCCTTTGTAGCATAGCCATACACAGTTCCTTGGTCTCCAGCACCTATTGAACCATACTGTTCGTTTATCCCATTTCTTACTTCCAGTGCAGTATTCACGCCAGTTGCAATATCTACACTTTGATTGTGTACAAATACATAAATCAAGAATTTAAGAGGGTTGTATCCAATCTCTTTTAGGACATTCCTAACAATGTATCGGATGTCTATTTTCTCGCTGCAGGAGATTTCGCCCGCCACGATAATTTTCCCTTTGGTTGCCATTACCTCACAAGCGACACGTGATGCTTTGTCTTTACGTAGACATGCTTCCAAAATGCTATCTGCTATGATGTCGCATAGTTTGTCAGGATGTCCAGCACATACACTTTCTGCTGTTAAATATCTTTTACTCATTACATCATATCTCCTCATTTTTATTTTCCTCTGCGGGCAGATAGCAGTCGCTCCATCACATCGTCCTGTGGGTTTAAACCAGAATACTCTGTAGCACAGTTCTCTCTAACGATTTGATATATCTCCATCCATAGCCTGTTTGTCTGACTCATAAAGTTCTGACTCATCGCTACATAAGGACTTTGAATAGCATTGCCGGTGGTTGGGTGCTTGGCTAGAAAGCCAAACTCGGTTACTGCTTCCTCACACTGTATCCATCTGGCCGCACTCATGGCATATCGCTCTAGAAGCTGTGGAAGTACCAAATGGGCACAGCCACGTTCCTCAAGCCATTTCCATGTAATTTCATAGATTTCACTCGCTACTAGGGTTTTTCCATCCTTTTGCACTGCGGAGAGCATGGCCATTGGCTTTGGCATTTCCTGCCCCTTCAGGTCAGCAGTATTTTGGAACTCAACGACTTCAAGCTTTCTTTTACCAGGGTTTCCCTCTGCAATTTTGTCAGCAAGTGGTTTCTTCTTTTGACCGGAGCCTATACGGGCGCCGCCACGATTTGTTCCATCTTTGGCCATTCACTCACCTCTTTTCGTCGATGGGCCTATTACCCCGTTTGAAACCGCGAATTTTCACGCGTTACCCCACGCCCGTTACACAAATGAAAAGCTGTGGAGATTTGACTCCCCCTATCGGGTTCCCCAACGGTCTCCATCTCTTGCCGTGATTGCAGAGTGGCAAGGAGTACAAAGAGCCATCAGATTACTTCTATCGTGAGTCCCTCCTCTTGCAAGAGGGAGAATATGATGCACTTCGGTTGCTGGGGTCAGCTTTCCTTGTCGTTTACATTCCTCACAAAGAGGATGAGCTGCAATGTAACGGTCACGTATCCTTTTCCAAGCACGACCATAACGCTTACGGGTTGATGGGTCACGATCATACTTTTCATACCGTGCAGCTTCCTTCTTACTATGCTCTTCACAAAAGCGCTTGTCGGTTAGTTCTGGGCAACCAGGGTAAGAGCACGGTCGCTTAG comes from Bacillus andreraoultii and encodes:
- a CDS encoding HNH endonuclease, translated to MPKKPKRPCSYPGCPELTDKRFCEEHSKKEAARYEKYDRDPSTRKRYGRAWKRIRDRYIAAHPLCEECKRQGKLTPATEVHHILPLARGGTHDRSNLMALCTPCHSAITARDGDRWGTR
- a CDS encoding DUF5049 domain-containing protein, which codes for MNEIIKQQILSIRESGVTNMFDVDRVQYEANERGFYELVVYLIDHKAEYAHFILTGEVDKKK
- a CDS encoding P27 family phage terminase small subunit: MAKDGTNRGGARIGSGQKKKPLADKIAEGNPGKRKLEVVEFQNTADLKGQEMPKPMAMLSAVQKDGKTLVASEIYEITWKWLEERGCAHLVLPQLLERYAMSAARWIQCEEAVTEFGFLAKHPTTGNAIQSPYVAMSQNFMSQTNRLWMEIYQIVRENCATEYSGLNPQDDVMERLLSARRGK
- a CDS encoding terminase TerL endonuclease subunit, whose translation is MRKLKKYKPTAFIAEGSYYDKDAADYAVAFIEAFSHTKGSWAGKPFELIDWQEQIVRDLFGILKPNGYRQFNTAYIEIPKKMGKSELAAAIALLLTCGDGEERAEVYGCAADRQQASIVFEVAADMVRMCPALNKRVKLLASTKRLVYLPTNSFYQVLSAEAYSKHGFNIHGVVFDELHTQPNRKLFDVMTKGSGDARTQPLYFLITTAGTDTQSICYETHQKAVDIIEGRKYDPTFYPVIYGAKEEDDWTDPKVWKKANPSLGITVSIDKVRAACESAKQNPAEENSFRQLRLNQWVKQSVRWMPMAKWDACAFPVKPESLEGRVCYGGLDLSSTTDITAFVLVFPPEDETDKYTVLPYFWMPEDNIDLRVRRDHVQYDLWEKQGYILTTEGNVVHYGYIEKFIEELGEKYNIREIAFDRWGAVQMVQNLEGLPSPSSGTSISGSRPTKVTSGYSYTVSAGQGTKDIALIDSIGSGASNCLFMDAGSSTLNYMGFRARDDLSQIVLTINWAIRTTACSAPTSCSLSATLSEDNVTLSWSGASGGTNNAISSYEIQYSDSADNLNWGSWTALTTVSTTATSGSLSVAPPSTRGNYRRFRVRTRGTAGASYYSSWRVSSNSVRRNTVPSPPTTVTATPINYSDETITLTWSGASGSTSAIKGYQIASRTSTDNSTWSSWNVLTTLILSASGGSYNPNVSRVPGTYTQFGVWTIDNLDVYSSEKISNSIYCDITACGAPTACSVSSTLAEGNVTLSWSGASSGAGNTITSYEIQYSDSADNSTWGAWTALTIVVTSTTSGSVVVVPPTTRGYYRRFRVRTRGTAGESFYSDWTISSNTVRRNTLPIPPTFFTATPPIYETNTVTLMWSGTIPGTSAIKQYVIQQATSADGINWSVYEALTTIISSATSGTHQVNASPVPGMYTRYRISVTDTLDAVSSHVVSNTVKKNSPPAAPIIVSPMTGKSTYNTTPRFMITTGTEPDGQTQIVEVKIDSGEWVNSVDNPERFSTSGYLGNGVSTVYQAEPLAVGNHTVTFRCLDSDIESVSTEVVRTFTILPPPFETITANETVVKTAHIQTLRTALNIVLSYYNLSPVIWSEEIIAGRTTVKKWPFHITEIRKAIDTIITVVNGFDSSAAFDIPPVTWLPIGTGRPKADVMQQIHDLILIL
- a CDS encoding amidoligase family protein is translated as MLSAKFGIEIEFTGITRERAARVAAEFLQGIYSEGGTYYDTKKVKTPDGRVWKFMYDGSINCQRKEGRRKVAAGRDYSVELVSPILTYREDIETLQELVRKLRKAGAFTNTSCGIHIHLDGAEHTPRSIRNFVNIIASKNDLFYKALQIAPQRMNYCKKMDSILVEKMNRKKPKTMRQIEDIWYEGYSESRSTHYHNSRYHFLNLHSFFTGNHTVELRGFNSELHAGKIRNYIVLALAINHQALTQKCASAKKPQVENEKFAMRTYLNRIGFIGDEFANCREHLTAALSGSAAWRFRAA
- a CDS encoding gamma-glutamylcyclotransferase family protein — protein: MKNKLYLAYGSNLNLKQMADRCPTAKVVGASQINDHRLLFRGAHAGAVATIEPFEGSNVPVLVWEITPTDEAALDRYEGWPFLYRKETIKVKLGSKTVKAMVYIMNDGRPLGQPSCYYYSTILEGYKSAGFDVEILRKATTDSIESEVVANE
- a CDS encoding site-specific DNA-methyltransferase, with amino-acid sequence MLIEKIKIKQLIPAEYNPRKDLKPGDPEYEKLKRSLEEFGYVEPVIWNKTTGRVIGGHQRLKILLSMGMDEIECVVVEMDEQKEKALNIALNKISGDWDKDKLALLITDLNASDFDVSLTGFDPGELDDLFKDSLKDNIKEDDFDVDSELKKPAVSHLGDVWLLGQHRLVCGDSTKKDTFDVLMDGKTANLVVTDPPYNVNYEGTAGKIKNDNMANEAFYDFLLAAFQNTEAAMAKDASIYVFHADTEGLNFRRAFSDTGFYLSGTCIWKKQSLVLGRSPYQWQHEPILFGWKKKGKHNWYSDRKQTTIWEFEKPKKNSDHPTMKPVALVAYPILNSSLSNCIVLDPFGGSGSTLIACEQTDRICYTIELDEKYCDVIVKRYIEQVGNSDGVFLLRDGSKIRYCDLPDVATAD
- the metK gene encoding methionine adenosyltransferase → MSKRYLTAESVCAGHPDKLCDIIADSILEACLRKDKASRVACEVMATKGKIIVAGEISCSEKIDIRYIVRNVLKEIGYNPLKFLIYVFVHNQSVDIATGVNTALEVRNGINEQYGSIGAGDQGTVYGYATKETGEMLPLPLVLSHRIVKRLDDCRKGKLIKGIHPDGKAQVTVEYEGDTPVRIKTIVISVQHDKNKTLEELKTDILNNVLWQCFEDFPFDDETELLINPSGRFVEGGPAADTGLTGRKIMVDTYGGLASHGGGALCGKDPTKVDRSGAYMARYIAKHIVWCGYAKRCEVGISYAIGKANPVAFSVNTLGTGIVSDEILTLAAQEVFNLRPAAIIEKLRLRNVIYSDTAAYGHFNSCLFPWEDVNKYSEFRKAVEKYVDRED
- a CDS encoding DUF4314 domain-containing protein, which encodes MNIIHPEMLKQLRSYYTPGTRVMLLKMNDPYTKLQPGDKGTVTSVDDMGTIHVSWDSGSSLGVVFGEDLCKKIEE